A single window of Pseudarthrobacter defluvii DNA harbors:
- a CDS encoding DNA-directed RNA polymerase subunit beta', which translates to MSSESSFGLMQIGLATAEDIRGWSYGEVKKPETINYRTLKPEKDGLFCEKIFGPSRDWECYCGKYKRVRFKGIICERCGVEVTRAKVRRERMGHIELAAPVTHIWYFKGVPSRLGYLLDLAPKDLEKVIYFAAYMITSVDEAARHEELPNLQVEHDIEKKQLIDNRDGDIAAIARDLEGEIARLEGEGAKAADKKKARDSADRQMANVRKRADADIERLEQVWDRFKNLKVADLEGDEGLYRELRDRYGMYFEGSMGAEAIKKRLENFDMQAESESLRDIIANGKGQRKTRALKRLKVVNAFLTTNNSPLGMVLDAVPVIPPELRPMVQLDGGRFATSDLNDLYRRVINRNNRLKRLLDLGAPEIIVNNEKRMLQEAVDSLFDNGRRGRPVTGPGNRPLKSLSDMLKGKQGRFRQNLLGKRVDYSGRSVIVVGPQLKLHQCGLPKQMALELFKPFVMKRLVDLNHAQNIKSAKRMVERYRPQVWDVLEEIITEHPVLLNRAPTLHRLGIQAFEPQLVEGKAIQLHPLVCGAFNADFDGDQMAVHLPLSPEAQAEARILMLSSNNILKPSDGRPVTLPSQDMIIGLYHLTTKRKGSAGEGRIFGSVSEAIMAFDARELHLNSQVKIRLEGFVPYAGWEAPEGWEPGQPALVQTSLGQVIFNETLPEDYPWVEAVADKGELSRIVNDLAERYPKVVTAATLDNLKDAGFYWATRSGVTVAISDIEVPAAKPEILAGYEERAAKIQGQYDKGLIDDDERRQELIEIWNKATNDIAAVMRESLSPMNTINRMVSSGARGNWMQVRQIAGIRGLVANPKGEIIPRPIKSSYREGLSVLEYFIATHGARKGLADTALRTANSGYLTRRLVDVSQDVIVREEDCGTERGLVTPIAVADSNGELVLDENVENSAYARTLAVDVVDSEGNVLAAAGTDCGDVVIDELFKAGITEVKVRSVLTCESSVGTCALCYGRSLATGKTVDIGEAVGIIAAQSIGEPGTQLTMRTFHTGGAVSAGGGDDITQGLPRIQELFEARTPKGVAPIAEAAGRITIEESERQMRLVITPDDGSEEIAYPVLRRSRLLIEDGDHVAVGQKLINGPVDPKQVLRIMGPRAAQKFLVDEVQGVYRSQGIGIHDKHVEVIVRQMLRRVTVIESGESDLLPGELAERSRFEDANRRVVSEGKTPASGRPELMGITKASLATESWLSAASFQETTRVLTQAAMEGKSDPLLGLKENVIIGKLIPAGTGLPRYTEVTVEPTEEAKANLFTGPSAFSDFSYDTLGGDGAPEFHAIPLDDYDLGNDFR; encoded by the coding sequence ATGTCCAGCGAATCCTCCTTCGGCCTCATGCAGATCGGCCTCGCCACCGCGGAAGACATCCGCGGCTGGTCGTACGGCGAGGTTAAGAAGCCGGAAACCATCAACTACCGCACGCTCAAGCCCGAGAAGGACGGCCTCTTCTGCGAGAAGATCTTCGGCCCGTCCCGGGACTGGGAATGCTACTGCGGCAAGTACAAGCGCGTGCGCTTCAAGGGCATCATCTGTGAGCGCTGTGGCGTCGAAGTCACCCGCGCCAAGGTCCGCCGTGAGCGCATGGGCCACATCGAATTGGCCGCCCCCGTCACGCACATCTGGTACTTCAAGGGTGTTCCGTCCCGCCTGGGCTACCTCCTTGACCTGGCCCCGAAGGACCTCGAAAAGGTCATCTACTTCGCTGCCTACATGATCACCAGCGTCGACGAGGCTGCCCGCCACGAGGAACTGCCCAACCTGCAGGTTGAGCACGACATCGAGAAGAAGCAGCTGATCGACAACCGCGATGGCGACATCGCTGCAATCGCCCGCGACCTCGAAGGCGAAATCGCCCGCCTTGAGGGCGAAGGCGCCAAGGCTGCCGACAAGAAGAAGGCCCGCGACTCCGCTGACCGCCAGATGGCCAACGTCCGCAAGCGTGCCGACGCCGACATCGAGCGCCTCGAGCAGGTCTGGGACCGCTTCAAGAACCTGAAGGTCGCCGACCTCGAAGGTGACGAAGGCCTGTACCGCGAGCTGCGCGACCGCTACGGCATGTACTTCGAAGGCTCCATGGGTGCCGAAGCCATCAAGAAGCGCCTTGAGAACTTCGACATGCAGGCCGAGTCCGAATCCTTGCGCGACATCATCGCCAACGGCAAGGGCCAGCGGAAGACCCGCGCCCTCAAGCGGCTGAAGGTGGTCAACGCATTCCTGACCACCAACAACAGCCCGCTCGGCATGGTCCTCGACGCCGTCCCGGTGATCCCGCCGGAACTGCGCCCCATGGTGCAGCTGGACGGTGGCCGCTTCGCGACCTCCGACCTCAACGACCTGTACCGCCGCGTGATCAACCGCAACAACCGCCTCAAGCGCCTGCTTGACTTGGGTGCTCCGGAGATCATCGTCAACAACGAGAAGCGCATGCTTCAGGAAGCTGTTGACAGCCTCTTCGACAACGGCCGCCGCGGCCGTCCGGTCACCGGACCGGGCAACCGTCCGCTGAAGTCCCTGAGCGACATGCTCAAGGGCAAGCAGGGCCGTTTCCGCCAGAACCTCCTCGGCAAGCGCGTCGACTACTCCGGCCGTTCGGTCATCGTCGTCGGCCCGCAGCTGAAGCTGCACCAGTGCGGCCTGCCCAAGCAGATGGCCCTGGAGCTCTTCAAGCCGTTCGTGATGAAGCGCCTGGTCGACCTCAACCACGCCCAGAACATCAAGTCCGCCAAGCGGATGGTGGAGCGCTACCGCCCGCAGGTCTGGGACGTGCTCGAGGAGATCATCACCGAACACCCGGTGCTGCTCAACCGTGCACCTACCCTGCACCGCCTGGGCATCCAGGCATTCGAGCCGCAGCTTGTTGAAGGCAAGGCCATCCAGCTCCACCCGCTGGTTTGTGGTGCCTTCAACGCCGACTTCGACGGCGACCAGATGGCAGTCCACCTGCCGCTGAGCCCCGAGGCGCAGGCTGAGGCCCGCATCCTGATGCTGTCCTCGAACAACATCCTGAAGCCCTCCGACGGACGCCCGGTCACCCTGCCTTCGCAGGATATGATCATCGGCCTGTACCACCTGACCACCAAGCGCAAGGGGTCAGCCGGCGAAGGCCGTATCTTCGGTTCGGTCTCCGAGGCCATCATGGCGTTCGACGCCCGCGAGCTGCACCTGAACTCGCAGGTCAAGATCCGCCTCGAAGGCTTCGTGCCCTACGCAGGCTGGGAAGCTCCGGAAGGCTGGGAGCCGGGTCAGCCGGCCCTCGTCCAGACCTCCCTGGGCCAGGTCATCTTCAACGAGACCCTGCCCGAGGACTACCCGTGGGTTGAGGCTGTTGCCGACAAGGGCGAACTGTCCCGCATCGTCAACGACCTCGCCGAGCGCTACCCGAAGGTTGTCACCGCCGCAACGCTGGACAACCTGAAGGACGCCGGTTTCTACTGGGCCACCCGTTCAGGCGTCACCGTCGCCATCTCGGACATCGAGGTTCCTGCTGCCAAGCCGGAAATCCTTGCCGGGTACGAGGAGCGAGCCGCCAAGATCCAGGGCCAGTACGACAAGGGCCTGATCGACGACGACGAGCGCCGCCAGGAACTGATCGAGATCTGGAACAAGGCCACCAACGACATCGCTGCGGTGATGCGCGAGAGCCTGTCCCCGATGAACACCATCAACCGCATGGTGTCCTCCGGTGCACGTGGTAACTGGATGCAGGTCCGCCAGATCGCAGGTATCCGTGGCCTGGTGGCCAACCCGAAGGGTGAGATCATCCCGCGTCCCATCAAGTCCTCCTACCGTGAGGGCCTGTCGGTGCTGGAATACTTCATCGCCACGCACGGTGCCCGTAAGGGTCTCGCCGATACCGCCCTGCGCACCGCCAACTCGGGTTACCTGACCCGTCGTCTGGTGGACGTCTCGCAGGACGTCATCGTCCGTGAAGAGGACTGCGGCACCGAGCGCGGCCTGGTCACGCCCATCGCCGTCGCCGACTCCAACGGTGAGCTGGTCCTGGACGAGAACGTCGAGAACAGCGCCTACGCACGTACGCTGGCCGTCGACGTCGTGGACTCCGAGGGCAACGTCCTCGCGGCCGCCGGCACCGACTGCGGCGACGTGGTCATCGACGAGCTCTTCAAGGCAGGCATCACCGAGGTCAAGGTCCGCTCCGTACTCACCTGCGAGTCCAGCGTCGGCACCTGCGCCCTGTGCTACGGCCGTTCGCTGGCCACCGGCAAGACCGTGGACATCGGCGAGGCCGTGGGCATCATCGCCGCACAGTCCATCGGTGAGCCCGGTACCCAGCTGACCATGCGTACGTTCCACACCGGTGGTGCTGTTTCCGCCGGTGGTGGCGACGACATCACCCAGGGTCTGCCCCGTATCCAGGAGCTCTTCGAAGCCCGTACTCCGAAGGGTGTTGCGCCGATTGCTGAAGCAGCCGGCCGCATCACCATCGAAGAGTCCGAGCGCCAGATGCGCCTGGTCATAACCCCGGATGACGGCTCGGAAGAGATCGCCTACCCGGTCCTGCGCCGTTCACGCCTGCTGATCGAAGACGGCGACCACGTCGCAGTCGGACAGAAGCTGATCAACGGCCCGGTGGATCCCAAGCAGGTCCTGCGCATCATGGGCCCGCGTGCGGCACAGAAGTTCCTGGTGGACGAAGTCCAGGGCGTGTACCGCAGCCAGGGCATCGGTATCCACGACAAGCACGTCGAGGTTATCGTCCGCCAGATGCTGCGCCGCGTCACGGTCATCGAGTCCGGCGAATCGGACCTGCTGCCCGGCGAGCTCGCCGAGCGCAGCCGGTTCGAGGACGCCAACCGCCGCGTTGTGTCCGAGGGCAAGACTCCGGCTTCCGGGCGTCCCGAGCTCATGGGCATCACCAAGGCGTCGCTGGCCACCGAGTCCTGGCTGTCCGCAGCTTCCTTCCAGGAGACCACCCGCGTCCTGACGCAGGCGGCCATGGAGGGCAAGAGCGATCCGCTGCTCGGCCTCAAGGAGAACGTCATCATCGGTAAGCTGATCCCGGCCGGCACGGGTCTCCCGCGCTACACCGAGGTAACCGTCGAGCCCACTGAGGAAGCAAAGGCCAACCTGTTCACCGGCCCCAGCGCATTCAGTGACTTCTCGTACGACACCCTGGGCGGTGACGGAGCTCCCGAGTTCCACGCCATCCCGCTGGATGACTACGACCTGGGCAACGACTTCCGCTAA